A stretch of Vibrio maritimus DNA encodes these proteins:
- a CDS encoding amidohydrolase: MIKKMTLTALASSVFLFSPTLFADSELKQSVYQDNERLIELFEHFHANPEIGFMEFESAKIIANELKQLGFEVHEGIARTGVAAVLKNGDGPTVMFRADMDALPVKEETDLPYKSTNPTKDRFGNPIYAMHACGHDAHITWLLGMAKQLTEAKEKWSGTVVLIAQPAEELIMGATAMAKDGLFNKVPVPDILIAGHVHPLLPEGSVSISDGRRMAGTDQIDVFIQGVGGHGSTPHVTKDPVVMASMSVLGYQTIMSRMVDQQQPAVLSVGAIESGSENNIIPDTATLKLNLRWYRTEDRDVMLKGIKQVTDNVARMYGVDEDNMPTYEMKGYSTPLINPTKESEVAKQAMIESLGEENVKLGFPPVMGSEDFHMLTYEYPEVPVLFVEVGAATQNTWDSFVEHGTFPKYTNHNPNFVVEQGAIPTGTIALTSVVKAFLNSEQSQ; encoded by the coding sequence ATGATTAAAAAGATGACGCTTACTGCCCTAGCCTCTTCCGTCTTCCTATTCTCACCAACCCTGTTTGCTGACTCTGAATTGAAACAGTCCGTCTACCAGGACAATGAAAGACTGATTGAGCTGTTTGAACACTTCCATGCCAACCCAGAGATCGGCTTTATGGAATTTGAGTCGGCTAAGATCATTGCTAATGAACTCAAGCAGCTTGGTTTCGAGGTTCACGAAGGCATCGCGCGAACCGGCGTAGCCGCGGTGCTTAAAAATGGTGATGGACCAACGGTCATGTTCCGTGCGGACATGGACGCTTTACCTGTTAAAGAAGAAACGGACCTGCCTTACAAATCCACAAACCCAACCAAAGACCGCTTTGGTAATCCGATTTACGCAATGCACGCGTGCGGTCACGATGCTCACATAACTTGGCTTCTGGGCATGGCAAAACAGTTGACTGAAGCGAAAGAGAAATGGAGCGGCACCGTAGTCCTTATCGCCCAGCCTGCTGAAGAGCTAATTATGGGCGCAACAGCGATGGCAAAAGACGGACTATTTAATAAGGTGCCAGTGCCGGATATTTTGATTGCGGGCCATGTTCACCCTCTTCTGCCAGAAGGCAGTGTATCAATCTCCGACGGTCGTCGTATGGCGGGTACCGACCAGATTGACGTCTTCATTCAAGGTGTCGGTGGTCATGGTTCAACACCTCATGTCACCAAAGATCCGGTTGTGATGGCATCAATGTCAGTACTTGGCTACCAAACTATCATGTCGCGAATGGTCGACCAACAACAACCGGCCGTGCTGTCTGTCGGCGCGATTGAGTCCGGCAGTGAAAACAACATCATTCCTGATACGGCGACGCTCAAGCTTAACCTTCGCTGGTACCGCACTGAAGATCGTGATGTGATGCTTAAAGGTATCAAGCAAGTCACCGACAATGTGGCTCGCATGTACGGTGTGGATGAAGACAACATGCCGACCTATGAGATGAAAGGCTACTCAACACCACTCATTAATCCAACTAAAGAGTCGGAAGTCGCCAAACAGGCCATGATTGAGTCTCTTGGAGAAGAGAACGTGAAACTCGGGTTTCCACCAGTAATGGGGTCTGAAGATTTTCACATGTTGACCTACGAATACCCTGAAGTACCGGTATTGTTTGTCGAAGTTGGTGCGGCAACACAGAACACATGGGATAGCTTTGTCGAACACGGCACTTTCCCTAAATATACCAACCACAATCCAAATTTTGTGGTTGAACAAGGCGCAATCCCAACGGGGACGATTGCTCTTACTTCTGTGGTTAAGGCATTTCTCAACTCAGAACAAAGCCAATAA
- a CDS encoding trimeric intracellular cation channel family protein, which produces MSSGQEIFSEVVTVLGTAAFALSAVLAASKRRVDIFSLIILGLITSIGGGTMRDLMLDVPVFWSQDLSYVWISISASLLGFVFFGLLKKRWINEFYLHIDAFAIALFAIQATNKAWALGFGLPIAPVFMGLITAVGGGIVRDMLMQRPTLLFESELYAIPIALGCAMHCVVLSLAPQWSVLSSTLCILLIIAGRSLSIYFNIGVPNWALLGQKFTLVKMREGED; this is translated from the coding sequence ATGAGCTCTGGTCAAGAAATTTTCAGTGAAGTTGTCACCGTACTAGGAACCGCCGCTTTCGCACTGTCAGCCGTACTGGCTGCAAGTAAAAGACGTGTCGATATTTTTTCACTTATTATTTTGGGTCTTATCACTTCAATTGGCGGGGGTACCATGCGTGACCTCATGTTGGATGTCCCTGTCTTTTGGTCTCAAGATCTTAGCTATGTATGGATCTCTATCAGTGCGAGCCTGTTAGGTTTCGTCTTCTTTGGTCTACTGAAAAAGCGCTGGATAAACGAGTTTTATCTTCATATCGATGCCTTTGCCATTGCTTTGTTTGCCATTCAAGCCACTAACAAGGCATGGGCACTTGGGTTTGGACTCCCTATCGCTCCTGTGTTCATGGGCCTAATAACTGCAGTGGGAGGCGGCATTGTCAGAGATATGCTGATGCAAAGACCTACTCTACTTTTTGAAAGCGAACTTTACGCGATTCCTATCGCACTGGGCTGTGCCATGCACTGCGTGGTTTTAAGTCTCGCACCACAATGGTCGGTACTGAGCTCGACACTATGTATCTTACTCATCATTGCCGGTCGTTCGCTGTCCATCTACTTCAATATTGGGGTACCAAACTGGGCACTACTCGGGCAAAAGTTCACTTTAGTTAAAATGCGAGAGGGTGAGGACTGA
- a CDS encoding linear amide C-N hydrolase has product MCTRIMYQTETGKFITARGMDWNDPTAKTSMIVYPRGLAQTGGSMENALTWTSKYGSVFASFYGKASSDGLNEAGLAANTLYLAEADYGDYTLSNKPRLSIGAWNQYFLDNFATVAEAVAAMQEPPFVIVAPLLPNGRAASVHLSLSDSTGDSAILEYVDGELKIHHSNDYRVMTNSPVFDEQIAINKYWELVGGDKMLPGTINAADRFVRANYLLKSTPNFADGQEATAAALSVLRSVGVPLGMEDPEHPNISATLWRSMSDHDAKRFFLDSASQPALIWVDLDNLNLEQGAPIMAIELNGPEFIAGDVTDKLAQTSMITWM; this is encoded by the coding sequence ATGTGTACTCGTATTATGTATCAAACAGAAACTGGCAAATTCATTACTGCACGTGGCATGGATTGGAACGATCCAACCGCAAAAACCAGCATGATCGTATACCCACGCGGCCTAGCACAAACCGGTGGCAGTATGGAAAATGCACTGACTTGGACTTCTAAGTATGGTTCTGTTTTTGCTTCTTTTTACGGCAAAGCATCTTCTGACGGTCTAAATGAAGCGGGTTTGGCTGCCAACACTCTTTATCTTGCTGAAGCGGATTACGGTGACTACACACTATCGAACAAACCTCGTCTTTCTATTGGCGCATGGAACCAATACTTCTTGGATAACTTCGCTACTGTTGCAGAAGCAGTCGCTGCAATGCAAGAGCCTCCTTTTGTGATTGTCGCTCCGCTACTACCTAACGGCCGCGCAGCATCGGTTCACCTTTCTCTTTCTGATAGCACTGGCGACAGCGCAATTCTAGAATATGTCGATGGTGAGCTTAAAATCCACCACAGCAATGACTACCGTGTTATGACTAACTCTCCAGTTTTTGACGAGCAAATTGCAATCAACAAATACTGGGAGCTTGTTGGTGGAGACAAAATGCTGCCAGGCACAATCAATGCGGCAGACCGTTTTGTTCGTGCTAACTACCTACTAAAAAGCACGCCTAACTTCGCTGACGGTCAAGAAGCAACGGCTGCTGCCCTATCTGTATTGCGCTCTGTAGGCGTACCTCTAGGTATGGAAGATCCAGAACACCCAAACATCTCTGCAACGCTATGGCGCTCAATGTCAGACCACGACGCAAAACGCTTTTTCCTGGACTCAGCGAGCCAACCAGCACTTATCTGGGTTGACCTAGACAACCTAAATCTTGAGCAAGGTGCACCAATTATGGCAATCGAGCTAAATGGTCCTGAGTTCATCGCCGGTGATGTGACTGACAAGCTAGCTCAGACATCAATGATCACTTGGATGTAA
- a CDS encoding amidohydrolase, giving the protein MMTDYSKIDNEVEQLAGVIWNMAEKVWDYAELSYEEFKSSALESAVLANNGFTITERAVAGLETSWVAEWGTGKPVIGYLVEFDALPGLGNDTVPTKTPAKNGNTNGHGCGHNLIGSSSIGAAIALKNHMEKEGIAGTIKVIGCPAEEALNGKNYMVSAGAFDDLDVCLHNHPAMVNAALNFHSAASIDLLIEWKGVTAHAGAAPWEGRSALHAAEIFLMSANMMREQMEPTGRLHYQILNGGDAVNVIPDYAKVLVRYRGKSAENVRKYKAWLEDMAKGASLSTQTTEVVTNLGGIYDILPNDPFAEAITTHMNRYLPIAWTEEEQEFAKSIQREMGKPEDGLATDVMDVPHGVEVGGSSDVGDVSWKVPTMGVMFAAWPKYIPPHQWGCTACNGMSIGRKAGLQAAHVMAAQGLELLTNPQLLKDVTAEFEKNKNGQEYASLNDTDYNPRGILNDEQLTNYDCCLHTALEHFGLGENYNPTCGHSHK; this is encoded by the coding sequence ATGATGACAGATTACTCAAAAATCGATAACGAAGTTGAGCAGCTAGCCGGCGTTATCTGGAATATGGCAGAAAAGGTTTGGGACTACGCAGAACTGAGCTATGAAGAGTTCAAAAGCTCAGCGCTGGAAAGTGCCGTACTTGCAAACAATGGTTTTACAATTACTGAGCGTGCGGTAGCTGGCCTAGAGACCTCTTGGGTCGCTGAATGGGGTACTGGCAAGCCTGTCATCGGCTACTTAGTGGAGTTTGATGCACTGCCAGGTCTTGGCAACGATACGGTACCGACTAAAACCCCAGCTAAGAATGGCAATACTAATGGCCACGGTTGTGGGCACAACCTTATCGGCTCTTCATCTATTGGCGCAGCGATCGCGCTAAAAAACCACATGGAAAAAGAAGGTATCGCTGGCACCATTAAGGTTATCGGCTGTCCTGCGGAAGAAGCGTTGAACGGTAAAAACTACATGGTTTCTGCTGGCGCATTTGATGATTTGGATGTCTGCCTACACAACCACCCTGCGATGGTGAATGCAGCACTGAACTTCCATTCTGCGGCTTCCATCGACCTACTAATCGAGTGGAAAGGCGTAACTGCGCACGCTGGTGCGGCTCCTTGGGAAGGCCGAAGTGCACTCCATGCTGCTGAGATTTTCTTAATGTCAGCGAATATGATGCGCGAGCAAATGGAACCTACAGGTCGCCTACACTACCAGATTCTAAATGGCGGTGACGCAGTGAATGTCATCCCTGACTACGCTAAAGTTCTGGTTCGTTACCGCGGAAAATCTGCTGAGAATGTGCGCAAGTATAAGGCGTGGCTAGAAGACATGGCCAAGGGTGCCTCATTGTCGACTCAAACCACTGAAGTCGTGACTAACCTAGGCGGTATCTATGACATTTTGCCTAACGACCCATTTGCCGAAGCAATCACGACTCATATGAATCGTTATCTGCCGATCGCTTGGACAGAGGAAGAGCAAGAGTTTGCCAAATCTATTCAACGTGAAATGGGCAAACCAGAAGACGGCCTTGCTACAGACGTGATGGATGTACCTCATGGTGTTGAAGTTGGCGGCTCATCAGACGTTGGTGATGTCAGCTGGAAAGTACCGACAATGGGTGTGATGTTTGCCGCGTGGCCTAAATACATCCCACCACATCAATGGGGTTGCACTGCGTGTAACGGTATGAGTATTGGACGTAAAGCCGGTCTACAAGCAGCCCATGTTATGGCTGCGCAAGGACTTGAGTTACTCACAAACCCTCAGCTACTAAAAGACGTGACGGCTGAATTTGAGAAAAACAAAAACGGCCAGGAATATGCTTCATTAAATGATACCGACTATAACCCTAGAGGCATCTTAAATGACGAGCAGTTGACCAACTACGACTGCTGTCTACATACGGCTCTAGAACATTTTGGACTGGGCGAAAACTACAATCCGACCTGTGGTCACAGCCACAAATAA
- a CDS encoding LysR family transcriptional regulator, producing the protein MNFSLEQLAAFVSVYEERSFSKAGSRLGKHRTTVGQVIANLEDQVSVELFERNTRSVDPTQDGHFLYRYAKQALEQAKTFDKVALSLSFGELDAVTVAYSSFLPHLAIALIREQLIDDFPSLRVNLLVRTQEQIREGLADESIQFGIVNVTKASAMSNIDYTMIGNMPFVPFASKYSELASLPEDQVYDALKTTRQFVLKSLVDEGLANHVVLSANHDLIDQLALTIKLTQKGLGWTLMPKNIETSDYVADNLTEIKCEKIRGGLSVPVALWSLQSKPLMEIKKSIQKGIDSYIELIG; encoded by the coding sequence GTGAATTTTAGCTTGGAACAGTTGGCGGCATTTGTCAGTGTCTATGAAGAGCGCTCTTTTAGTAAAGCGGGGAGCAGACTAGGTAAACACAGAACCACAGTGGGGCAGGTGATTGCCAACTTAGAAGATCAAGTCTCCGTTGAACTGTTTGAACGTAACACACGCAGTGTTGACCCGACTCAAGATGGCCATTTTCTTTATCGCTATGCAAAACAGGCCCTTGAGCAAGCAAAGACCTTTGATAAAGTGGCATTGAGCTTATCGTTTGGAGAGCTTGATGCCGTTACCGTTGCCTACAGTAGCTTCTTACCCCATCTTGCGATTGCGTTAATCCGCGAGCAGCTTATCGACGACTTCCCCTCGCTTCGGGTGAACTTATTGGTGAGGACGCAAGAGCAGATTCGTGAAGGACTCGCTGATGAGTCGATTCAGTTTGGTATTGTCAATGTGACCAAAGCGAGCGCAATGAGCAATATCGACTACACCATGATTGGCAATATGCCGTTTGTTCCTTTTGCCAGTAAGTACAGTGAGTTAGCAAGCTTACCTGAAGATCAAGTTTATGACGCGTTGAAGACGACACGTCAGTTCGTGCTCAAATCTCTCGTCGATGAAGGGTTAGCCAATCATGTGGTTTTGTCAGCGAACCATGACCTGATTGATCAGTTAGCACTGACCATCAAGCTCACTCAGAAAGGCTTAGGCTGGACTTTGATGCCTAAGAACATTGAAACCAGCGACTATGTAGCGGATAACCTCACCGAGATAAAGTGTGAGAAGATCCGCGGTGGATTGTCTGTGCCGGTCGCGCTCTGGAGCTTGCAATCTAAGCCGCTTATGGAAATAAAAAAGTCGATACAAAAAGGTATCGACAGTTATATAGAGCTGATAGGTTAA
- a CDS encoding ATP-binding cassette domain-containing protein, with protein MSSLLEVSDLKKDFVTRSKLFQKKVQHAVKPVSFSLEAGQTIGFIGKNGSGKSTLARMLAGVVEPTAGEIRVNGDLLEHKDYSTRCKLIRMIFQDPNTSLNPRIQIGRILEGPLKRNTNMPPEARMKRVKDTLIRVGLLPEHAYFYPQMLATGQKQRICLARALILQPSIIVADEALNGLDMAMRSQIINLFLELQEEMGVAFVYVSQHLGIVKHITDKVMVMHEGDVVEYGKTSEVLTNPQHIVTQRMVESHFHKTPMHR; from the coding sequence ATGAGTTCTTTGTTAGAAGTCTCCGACCTAAAAAAAGACTTTGTCACGCGCTCTAAGCTATTTCAGAAGAAAGTGCAGCACGCAGTTAAGCCTGTGAGCTTCAGCCTGGAAGCGGGACAAACGATTGGCTTTATCGGCAAGAACGGTTCCGGCAAATCGACATTGGCTCGCATGCTTGCCGGAGTGGTTGAGCCAACCGCTGGCGAAATTCGAGTGAACGGTGATTTACTGGAACATAAAGACTACTCGACCCGCTGTAAGCTGATTCGGATGATCTTCCAAGACCCGAATACATCTCTGAACCCTCGAATTCAGATTGGTCGTATCCTGGAAGGTCCGCTCAAGCGAAACACCAATATGCCGCCAGAGGCTCGTATGAAGCGTGTTAAAGACACCTTGATTCGTGTCGGCCTGCTACCGGAGCACGCCTACTTCTATCCGCAAATGCTGGCGACAGGTCAGAAGCAGCGTATCTGTCTAGCTCGAGCTTTGATTTTGCAGCCTTCTATCATAGTTGCCGATGAGGCGCTGAATGGATTGGATATGGCGATGCGCTCGCAGATCATTAACCTGTTTCTCGAGCTTCAGGAAGAGATGGGTGTTGCGTTTGTTTATGTGTCTCAGCATCTAGGCATAGTGAAACACATTACGGATAAGGTGATGGTGATGCACGAAGGCGACGTTGTGGAGTATGGCAAGACCAGTGAAGTGCTTACCAACCCACAACATATTGTCACGCAGCGCATGGTAGAGAGTCACTTCCACAAGACGCCCATGCATCGTTAG
- a CDS encoding oligopeptide/dipeptide ABC transporter ATP-binding protein, whose protein sequence is MPVLDIRHLTIEIETPQGLVKAVDRMSFTINEGEIRGLVGESGSGKSLVAKAIVGVTKDNWKVTADRMRLGNIDLLQLTPRERRRVIARDVAMIFQEPTTCLDPSEQVGKQLIESIPSRSFEGKWWERFKWRKKQAIALLHKVGIKEHTRVMHSYPYELTDGECQKIMIAMAIAAKPKLLLADEPTNDLDPITQSQILRLLSRMNQLNNTTIVLIGHDLTTITQWATRITVMYCGQSVESADTAKILAKPKHPYTVALLKAMPDFGEWIPHKEKLQSLPGSIPPLQHLPIGCRLGPRCPYAQRQCVEIPEAKRIKNHKFSCHFPLNTEKKA, encoded by the coding sequence ATGCCAGTATTAGATATTCGACATCTCACCATCGAAATCGAAACCCCTCAGGGGCTTGTGAAAGCCGTTGACCGTATGAGCTTCACGATCAACGAGGGAGAAATCCGCGGTCTTGTAGGTGAATCAGGCTCAGGTAAAAGTCTTGTCGCTAAAGCCATCGTCGGCGTAACCAAAGACAACTGGAAGGTCACGGCTGACCGCATGCGTCTTGGCAACATAGACCTACTGCAGCTTACGCCCCGTGAACGTCGCCGAGTCATCGCTCGCGACGTGGCGATGATCTTCCAAGAACCAACAACCTGTTTAGACCCTTCTGAACAGGTCGGTAAGCAGCTCATCGAATCCATTCCATCGCGCTCGTTCGAAGGTAAATGGTGGGAGCGCTTTAAATGGCGTAAGAAGCAAGCCATTGCCCTGCTTCATAAAGTCGGCATTAAAGAACACACGCGTGTCATGCACAGCTATCCTTATGAGCTCACCGATGGTGAGTGTCAAAAGATCATGATTGCTATGGCGATCGCTGCCAAGCCGAAACTGCTGCTTGCCGATGAGCCAACTAACGACTTAGACCCAATTACTCAGTCGCAAATCCTGCGTCTATTAAGTCGCATGAACCAGCTCAACAACACCACAATTGTGTTGATTGGTCATGACTTAACAACGATCACGCAATGGGCAACACGTATTACGGTTATGTATTGTGGTCAATCGGTGGAATCAGCGGACACAGCTAAGATTCTTGCTAAGCCGAAGCACCCTTATACGGTCGCACTGCTCAAGGCGATGCCAGACTTTGGTGAGTGGATCCCTCATAAAGAGAAGCTGCAATCACTACCAGGCTCGATTCCCCCACTACAGCATCTTCCAATTGGCTGTCGTTTGGGACCAAGATGCCCGTACGCCCAGAGACAGTGCGTTGAGATCCCTGAAGCAAAACGAATTAAGAATCATAAGTTCAGTTGTCACTTCCCTCTGAACACGGAGAAAAAAGCATGA
- a CDS encoding ABC transporter permease subunit, with product MLSDNVYQEERIPTQLERFWRSYRSNSLSMFGLWCLGFLILITLLSPFITPYDPMAQSSNLLVPPSWDPEGTVDFFFGTDDLGRDILSRIIDGSRLSFGAAVIITAIATLVGCLIGILAGMTRGLLSSTLNHLLDTVMSIPSLLLAIIFVAFLGPGEFNIMLAICLALIPRFIRSIYVAVHTEVEKDYIMAARLDGANEFYLLWNSILPNLLTVIAAEVTFALSIAILDITALGFLGLGAQAPSSEWGAVLGDAAELLYLAPWTVILPGLAILFTVVAVNIVGEGIRSALSAGIE from the coding sequence ATGCTGTCAGATAATGTCTATCAGGAAGAGCGCATTCCGACCCAGCTAGAACGATTTTGGCGCAGCTATCGCTCTAATAGCCTGTCTATGTTCGGGTTGTGGTGTTTAGGGTTTCTGATCCTTATTACTCTGCTTTCTCCGTTTATAACGCCTTACGACCCGATGGCGCAAAGCTCCAATCTGCTGGTGCCGCCTTCGTGGGATCCAGAGGGTACAGTCGACTTCTTCTTCGGCACCGATGACTTAGGACGCGATATTTTATCGCGTATTATCGACGGCTCTCGATTGTCATTTGGCGCGGCGGTGATCATCACTGCGATTGCCACCCTAGTCGGCTGTTTAATTGGCATCCTAGCGGGTATGACGCGCGGTTTGCTGTCTAGTACACTAAACCACTTGCTCGATACCGTAATGTCGATTCCTTCGCTGCTGCTAGCGATTATCTTTGTCGCCTTTTTGGGTCCCGGTGAGTTCAATATCATGTTGGCGATCTGCCTTGCGCTGATCCCTCGATTTATTCGCTCTATCTACGTAGCGGTGCACACCGAAGTTGAGAAAGACTACATCATGGCGGCAAGACTTGATGGTGCGAACGAATTTTATCTACTTTGGAACTCGATCTTGCCCAACCTACTCACCGTCATTGCCGCTGAGGTCACCTTTGCGTTGTCTATCGCAATTCTCGATATCACTGCACTAGGCTTCTTGGGTTTAGGTGCTCAAGCACCAAGCAGTGAATGGGGTGCGGTACTCGGTGACGCCGCTGAGCTTCTCTATCTGGCGCCTTGGACAGTGATTCTGCCGGGCCTAGCCATTCTATTTACAGTAGTAGCGGTGAACATTGTGGGTGAAGGCATCCGAAGTGCATTAAGTGCGGGGATCGAATAA
- a CDS encoding ABC transporter permease: MFWYSIRRLNLFVITLLILTFVGYSLVRLEPQSHWATQPMMAGWFEYLGRLIELDFGLTKAGVPITQELASVLPATLELCFAAFTISVFLGIPAGTIAGMRKGKWLDNVISFSSMVGYAAPLFWIALLMIMYFSLNYQWFPVAGRYDLLYEIDHVTGFALIDALLSDGPYRKEALQSVIEHMILPCLVLALSPTMQVIRMMRTSVTEVMSQNYIRAARIRGLSNYEIVIEHVLRNAIPPIIPKLGVQLSSMITLAIMTESIFNWPGVGRWLLDALSNQDYASIQAGVLVVATIVLAASIVSDLIGAMINPLVRKEWYAVR; the protein is encoded by the coding sequence ATGTTTTGGTATTCGATTCGCCGCCTCAACCTCTTTGTGATCACACTGCTGATCCTAACGTTTGTCGGCTACAGCTTGGTACGACTAGAGCCACAGTCTCACTGGGCGACGCAACCAATGATGGCTGGCTGGTTTGAGTATTTGGGCCGACTGATTGAACTCGATTTTGGTCTAACCAAAGCTGGCGTTCCTATCACTCAAGAATTGGCGTCAGTTCTTCCGGCCACACTCGAGCTCTGTTTTGCAGCGTTCACTATCTCTGTGTTCCTTGGGATTCCAGCGGGCACTATTGCGGGTATGCGCAAAGGGAAATGGCTCGACAACGTAATTTCGTTTTCTTCAATGGTTGGCTACGCAGCGCCTCTCTTTTGGATTGCGCTGTTGATGATCATGTATTTCTCGCTCAACTATCAATGGTTTCCAGTAGCTGGTCGATATGACCTCCTTTACGAGATCGATCATGTCACAGGGTTTGCACTTATCGACGCATTGCTCTCAGACGGACCTTATCGCAAAGAAGCACTGCAAAGTGTGATTGAGCATATGATTCTCCCTTGTCTGGTATTGGCACTGTCACCCACGATGCAGGTTATCCGCATGATGAGAACTTCGGTGACTGAGGTGATGTCGCAAAACTATATCCGAGCTGCGCGTATTCGTGGTTTATCTAACTATGAAATCGTCATCGAGCACGTACTGCGTAATGCGATTCCGCCAATTATTCCTAAACTTGGTGTTCAGCTCTCGAGTATGATTACGCTCGCGATCATGACAGAGTCCATTTTTAACTGGCCGGGTGTCGGTCGTTGGCTTTTAGACGCACTATCAAACCAAGACTACGCATCTATTCAAGCGGGTGTATTGGTTGTGGCGACTATAGTTTTAGCGGCAAGTATTGTGTCAGATTTGATTGGTGCGATGATCAATCCGCTAGTAAGGAAGGAATGGTATGCTGTCAGATAA
- a CDS encoding ABC transporter substrate-binding protein, with product MKAIIKLSLGLCGLVLLAGCEDKVDHSKIRQDGFVYCDQGRPSTFNPQLVDGGITVESIAPQIFDTLLTLNSGTHQPVPNLAKSWQVDKSGTEYTFYLRQGVQFQTTDWFTPTRTLNADDVVFSFNRIIDPNNPFHQVGGSVYPWFAGIDFANLVQSVEAVDKLTVKFTLSRPDNSFLSNISTAHAPIYSAEYAGNLLFSDKKLDIDTLPVGTGPFYLDEYQVADLVRLKRHDNYWRGPVQMSQVVFDISHRGAGALAKLLRNECDVLNSPISSQIPVILEEDSVVLQAKPAMNVAFVAMNTQHRALSDARVRKALNLAINRDNILEAVYFGSGEKAYSLLPPSSWAHQKDAVQVRYDRNYAMALLREAGYAHGLELTMAVPLEPRVYNPSPRKTAELIQANFADIGITLNLLTDDRVDRQELSNIESVDMLLTGWVGNTGDPDNYLRPLLSCTSKREGLNLSMWCNDDFDFILDLALEVNQPRYRLNLYRQAQNILNEEVPVLPIAHGQKYQAHNENLTGFRTSPFNAQPFDQVVRLK from the coding sequence ATGAAGGCAATAATCAAATTATCACTTGGGCTATGTGGCTTAGTTCTGCTAGCAGGGTGTGAAGACAAAGTCGACCACTCGAAAATAAGACAAGACGGTTTCGTCTACTGCGACCAAGGCAGACCAAGTACATTCAACCCACAGCTAGTCGACGGTGGTATCACTGTTGAATCAATAGCACCGCAAATATTCGATACCTTGCTCACGCTAAATTCGGGTACCCATCAGCCTGTACCAAACTTGGCAAAATCGTGGCAGGTCGACAAATCAGGTACTGAATATACCTTTTATCTACGTCAAGGCGTGCAGTTTCAAACCACAGATTGGTTTACTCCCACTCGGACTCTAAACGCGGATGACGTAGTCTTTAGCTTCAATCGAATTATTGACCCTAATAACCCATTTCATCAGGTTGGCGGTAGCGTCTACCCTTGGTTTGCGGGTATAGATTTTGCCAACCTTGTACAGAGTGTCGAAGCGGTTGATAAGCTTACTGTGAAATTTACCTTGTCTCGACCAGACAACTCTTTCCTATCGAATATCTCGACTGCGCATGCGCCTATTTACTCAGCCGAGTATGCAGGCAATCTATTGTTTAGCGACAAGAAGCTGGATATTGATACATTGCCTGTTGGCACGGGGCCGTTTTACCTCGATGAGTATCAAGTGGCTGACTTGGTTAGGCTAAAACGTCACGATAATTACTGGCGTGGTCCTGTACAAATGTCGCAAGTGGTATTTGATATCTCGCACCGTGGCGCTGGCGCACTGGCTAAGCTTCTTCGAAACGAGTGCGATGTGCTCAACTCGCCAATCTCTAGTCAGATCCCGGTCATCCTTGAAGAAGACTCTGTTGTGTTGCAAGCCAAACCTGCGATGAACGTGGCGTTTGTTGCTATGAATACACAACATCGAGCGCTTAGCGATGCTCGGGTACGCAAAGCGTTGAATCTAGCTATCAATCGCGACAACATCTTGGAAGCCGTATACTTCGGCAGCGGAGAAAAGGCATATAGCCTGCTCCCTCCAAGCTCTTGGGCACATCAAAAAGATGCGGTTCAAGTGCGCTATGACCGTAACTACGCCATGGCGCTGCTTAGAGAAGCGGGCTACGCTCACGGCTTAGAGCTTACAATGGCGGTTCCTCTAGAGCCACGCGTATACAATCCAAGTCCTCGTAAAACCGCGGAGCTCATTCAGGCGAATTTTGCCGACATTGGCATCACCCTGAATCTACTGACTGATGATCGTGTTGACCGCCAAGAGTTATCTAACATCGAGTCCGTCGATATGTTGCTCACCGGCTGGGTCGGCAACACCGGTGACCCAGATAACTATTTGCGCCCCCTTCTTTCGTGCACCTCTAAGCGTGAAGGTCTTAACCTTTCAATGTGGTGTAACGACGACTTTGATTTCATTTTGGACTTAGCACTCGAAGTGAATCAACCAAGGTATCGCCTGAATCTTTATCGCCAGGCACAAAACATTCTGAACGAGGAAGTACCAGTGCTGCCTATCGCTCATGGACAGAAATACCAAGCACATAACGAGAATCTAACTGGTTTTAGAACCAGCCCATTTAACGCTCAGCCGTTTGACCAAGTTGTGAGGTTGAAGTAA